In the Sarcophilus harrisii chromosome 3, mSarHar1.11, whole genome shotgun sequence genome, one interval contains:
- the KCNJ1 gene encoding ATP-sensitive inward rectifier potassium channel 1 yields MFKYLQKYFAVHLFGHSQRRARLVSKDGRCNIEFGNVEAQSRLFFFVDIWTTVLDLKWRYKMTIFITVFLGSWFLFGLLWYAVAYIHKDLPEFHPSSNHTPCVDNINGLTSAFLFSLETQVTIGYGYRCVTEQCGTAIFLLIFQSILGVIINSFMCGAILAKISRPKKRAKTITFSKNAVISKRGGKLCLLIRVANLRKSLLIGSHIYGKLLRTTVTPEGETIILDQININFVVDAGNENLFFISPLTIYHVIDQNSPFFHMAPENLLQQDFELVVFLDGTVESTSATCQVRTSYIPEEVLWGYRFAPIVSKTKEGKYRVDFHNFGKTVAVDTPHCALCLYNEKDARARLKKGYDNPNFVLAEVSETDDTKM; encoded by the coding sequence ATGTTCAAATATCTCCAGAAATATTTTGCTGTACACCTTTTTGGACATTCCCAACGGAGAGCAAGGCTTGTCTCCAAAGATGGAAGGTGTAACATAGAGTTTGGCAATGTGGAAGCACAATCaaggcttttcttttttgtggataTCTGGACAACAGTGCTTGACCTCAAGTGGAGGTACAAAATGACTATTTTCATCACTGTCTTCTTAGGCAGCTGGTTCCTCTTTGGCCTCCTATGGTATGCAGTAGCCTATATACATAAAGATCTTCCAGAGTTTCACCCATCTAGCAACCATACTCCATGTGTGGATAACATTAATGGTTTAACCTcagctttcttattttctctagaAACCCAAGTTACCATTGGTTATGGTTACAGATGTGTGACAGAACAATGTGGCActgctatttttcttctcattttccagtcAATCCTTGGAGTTATTATCAACTCTTTCATGTGTGGTGCCATCTTAGCCAAGATCTCTAGACCAAAGAAACGAGCTAAAACTATCACCTTTAGTAAGAATGCTGTCATCAGTAAACGGGGTGGAAAGCTTTGTCTTCTGATTCGGGTGGCTAACCTCAGGAAAAGCCTCTTGATTGGCAGTCACATCTATGGCAAGCTATTGAGGACCACAGTTACACCTGAAGGAGAGACCATCATTTTGGACCAGATCAATATTAATTTTGTGGTTGATGCAGGCAATGAAAACTTATTCTTTATTTCCCCATTGACTATCTATCACGTAATTGACCAGAACAGTCCCTTCTTCCACATGGCACCTGAAAACCTTCTCCAGCAAGATTTTGAATTGGTGGTGTTTCTAGATGGAACAGTGGAGTCCACCAGTGCCACTTGTCAGGTCCGCACATCCTACATCCCTGAAGAAGTATTATGGGGCTATCGTTTTGCCCCTATAGTGTCCAAGACCAAGGAAGGGAAGTATAGAGTGGATTTCCATAACTTTGGCAAGACAGTAGCAGTAGACACCCCACATTGTGCCTTGTGCCTCTACAATGAGAAAGATGCCAGAGCCAGGTTGAAGAAAGGCTATGACAATCCCAACTTTGTCCTGGCAGAGGTCAGTGAAACAGATGATACCAAAATGTAG